CTTAATACCAGTGGAGCATTGTCTAAATACAACAGCCTgtctgagtattgttgctgatcTCCTGCATCGCTTACAGACAtgatttaccatcttctaacaTCATCTAACATCTTCCAACATCTTCCAACATCTTCCAACATCTTCCAACATCTTCTAACATCTTCTAACATCTTCTAACATCTACTTCCAGCACGATGACGCACCACGTCTCACTGCACAAGTCGCCTCAAACCGGTTCCATGAACACCATGATAAGTTGAGGGAACTTCACCGTCCTCCCCAGCCAGCAGATCGGACTCCAGTAGAGAAGCTTTAGGATGTGCTCCAGCAGGAGATCCACAGCACGAGTGCAGCTGACAATCTGCAGGAATGATGATGTGATCATGATGTCACCATGGAGCAGAACCTCAGAGGAACGTTTCCAACACCTGCTGGAGTCCATCCTACAAAGACCCCGGGCTGAAtgaagtggccagtgagtgtgtgatggacGCTCGTATGGAAAACGTCTGTGTGCTGATTGGCTGCTGCTAACGTCAGTCAGTCCGAACCTGCAGTCTGCAGTGTTGGAGCTCATCAGCAGAACCTTGCTGAAAGAAACGACTCGGTGTGTGGGATTCAAAAAGAACAAATCATCAGCACTCCAAACATCTCCAATCTAAACTGAAGACCAGAGAGGAACTGGACTGAGGTACCAACAccttctgcttctcctcctcatcttccACACCACAAACCCACCTGAGAGCTGAGAGCTGCGTGTGTGTAATGATGAGTAGGGTGTGGGGGTTAGTCACAGTGGAGAAGTGGACAGTCAGCTCAATGCTGCCTTTTCCACAATCCACATTATTTTACTGTCTCAGCAGATCATCTTTCCTCACAGCCGCTCTCTCTTTCAGCTCAGAACATCCTGATCGACACTGACAGTGGAAGAGATCTGACGGAGAAACTCGTCCTTAAAGATCTCTTCCTCTGCTCCatgtggaggtgtgtgatggAATTATTCCTGAAGTATCTCTGGGATTTGAATCCCTCACATCAGTACGATTTTACAGAcggtgtgtgtacgtgtctggaAAGATGGGTGTGGGAGATGTCCTGATCTAGTAACGCAacattaaatcattaataaCAATCATTACGTTCTTATTACATTACTTCTTTACGCACACAGTTACTCTTACCTTTCTGCGCTCCTTATTTGCGCCGAGCTTCTCCTCAGCTGCTCTGAGCTCCTCCTGAGCTGCGCTGAGCTCCTCCTGAGCTGCTCTGAGCTCCTCCTGAGCTGCGCTGAGCTTCTCCTTAGCTGCGCTGAGCTTCTCCTTAGCTGCGCTGAGCTTCTCCTTAGCTGCGCTGAGCTTCTCCTTATGTGCTCTGAGCTTTTCCTTACGTGCTCTGAGCTTCTCCTTACGTGCTCTGAGCTTCTCCTGAACTGCTCTGAGCTCCTCCACAGCTGTTCTGAGCTCCTCCACAGCTGTTCTGAGCTCCTCCTCAGCTGTTCTGATCTCCTTCTCAGTTGCTCTGAATTCCTCCTCAGCTGCTCTTCGCTTCTCCTCAGCTGCTCTTCGCTTCTCCTCAGCTGCTCTGCGCTTCTCCTCAGCTGCTCTGCGCTTCTTGTCCACTTCTCTCCATTTGTACATAATCACTGCAATGATCACCAGCACCAGCACCAGCACCAGCACCACTATGCCTGCAGTCACCCCCTTACTTAACCCtacaacacacgcacacacacacaaacacagacacacacacacacacacacacacacacacacacacacacacacacaaacacagacacaaacacagacacacacacacacacacacacacatacacacacacagggtagtgatgagagtgtgtgtggaggacgATGTTCTTGCTAGTGCAGTTACAGTGGAGTTTAAAACATGAGTGATAACGGTCAGGTTTCACTGAAAATGACGAGTAAACGTTCCTCCTGAATCCTCCGAGTGCTGCCTAATAACGTATACACCACAAACACGTTCATGCAGATCGGTGTGGAATTCTTTAAGAACGCCGAACACCACCGTATATAACGTTTCCCATAATTCAGTGTTTAACCTTCATTACACATCACACTGAGACGTACCTGTCACAGCGACGGAGTACACACGGATGTCTTCTTTATTCTCCGTGTCCCGGATGGTGTAACGTCCACTATCACTGTGCGTCACGTCTCTCAGTGTGAGCTCTGGGTATCTGAGTgatgttctgtgtgtgtattcagcTTTACACTGTAGTGAGTGTTGAGTCACGTTACAGATCCGTTCACCATCAGCTGAATCACTGCTTGTATAAATCACCTCCACTGGCTCTGGTACGGTCAGATCCAGGATCAGATCTTCACCAGGGTTCTTCTGAACTGCTGAGAACACGGCTGAGGAGAAAACACATTCAGCTGTATTTATTCAGAGTCCACAACTAAAGTTCAAAGGTCACGTCAGTGTTTGCGTGGGGAAAGTTgctggtattcagagtcggtTACGCAGCTGCTTCAGTGGAGTTTCTGAGCTCTGATGCTCAGatgattaaaatcacctgcgtgTCGTTCACACCTCCAGAGATCAGAACACAGAATGTGGGGTGCAGAAGGAAAGGGTGTGTTTACTTTGCTGTTGAATGGAATTCGGTGTGAAAGTGAGAGACGatttaaaaataagtacacccttcctacTTCCACAGCCAGGAGTTACTAATgaaatgtgtacacacacgcgcgcgcgcgcgcgcacacacacacacgcacacacacacgcaaacacacgcgcacacgcacacatgcgcacacgcacacacgcgcgcacacacacacacacacacgcgcacacacacacgcaaacacacgcgcacacgcacacgcaaacacacgcgcacacgcacacgcaaacacacgcgcacacgcacacatgcgcacacacacacacgcgcgcacacacacacacacacacacacgcgcacacacacacacacacaacacacacacgcacacacacacacacacacacacacacacacacacacaacacacacatgcacacgcacacgcgcgcgcacacacacacacgcgcgcgcacacacacgcgcgcacacacacacacacacacacacgcgcacacacacacacacacacacacgcacacacacacacacacgcgcacacacgcgcacacacacacatgcacgcgcgcacacacacatgcacgcgcgcacacacacatgcacgcgcgcacacacacacacacacgcgcacacacacacacacacgcgcacacacacacacacacgcgcacacacacgcacacacacacgcacacacacacgcacacacacacgcacacacacacgcacacacacacgcacacacgcacacacacacacacacggggtagtgatgagagtgtgtgaggaggacGATGTTCTTGCTGGTGCAGTTACAGTGGAGGTTAAAACATGAGTGATAACGGTCAGGTTTCACTGTTCgctcctaaacacacaacagcaggaGTTTCTTTCTCACGCAGCGTTTTCCAGAAGCTTCCCAcctcatattcatgagaaaccCAGTGCAGAAGCAGTGGAGACGTCGGAGCTATCGCTggactcaaagtcccagaatgcactgcagcTACAGGACGCAGAGTTAGGAAGGAGAACGGGCTAGGCTAGTTAGCGATCTAGGAGGTGAGGAGCGTGATGGAGGATTAGGATTAAAGCCCAAGCTTGTAAACTATTCACTAAAGTGAAAATACACCCACATGTCCATGAAAGACGTTTCCACTAAAAACTCAGAGCTTCAGTATAAAATGAATCTCGGAGGTCACTGAAGATGTTCATTCTGAAAATGAAGATCTCCGCTGTTCAGGGTGGAGTTCTCCTTTTAGAGTTCCTCTAGAGAGAAGGTTCTAGATTCGACCTCTGTAAAGGTTCACAGGTTAAAGAGCTACTTCTCaataaaatgctgaaaatgACGAGTAAACGTTCCTCCTGAATCCTCCGAGTGCTGCCTAATAACGTAAACACCACAAACACGTTCATGCAGATCGGTGTGGAATTCTTTAAGAACGCCGAACACCACCGTATATAACGTTTCCCATAATTCAGTGTTTAACCTTCATTACACATCACACTGAGACGTACCTGTCACAGCGACGGCGTACACACGGATGTCTTCTTTATTCTCCGTGTCCCGGATGGTGTAAAGTCCACGATCACTGTGCGTCACGTCTCTCAGTGTGAGCTCTGGGTATCTGAGTgatgttctgtgtgtgtattcagcTTTACACTGTAGTGAGCGTTGAGTCACGTTACAGATCCGTTCACCATCAGCTGAATCACTGCTTGTATAAATCACCTCCACTGGCTCTGGTACGGTCAGATCCAGGATCAGATCTCCATCATGCTTCACCTGAACTGCTGAGAACACGGCTGAGGAGAAAACACATTCAGCTGTATTTATTCAGAGTCCACAACTAAAGTTCAAAGGTCACGTCAGTGTTTGCGTGGGGAAAGTTgctggtattcagagtcggtTACGCAGCTGCTTCAGTGGAGTTTCTGAGCTCTGATGCTCAGatgattaaaatcacctgcgtgTCGTTCACACCTCCAGAGATCAGAACACAGAATGTGGAGTGCAGAAGGAAAGGGTGTGTTTACTTTGCTGTTGAATGGAATTCGATGTGAAAGTGAGAGAcgatttaaaaatgaagagaTCTCAGGTTTAGATTTGTAATTAAagttaaaaa
This sequence is a window from Ictalurus punctatus breed USDA103 unplaced genomic scaffold, Coco_2.0 tig00006928, whole genome shotgun sequence. Protein-coding genes within it:
- the LOC128628714 gene encoding uncharacterized protein LOC128628714 isoform X1; the encoded protein is MQSCSVHHCVLLLLTLTFTTAPVAAGDCPTLVKLHQPVTLPCAHDCSGEAKWTMQRNRDVVFARCDQTTCSSVVKGYEMSHDQYLKGDLSLTITAAEYSMRNTYACECGGLDYSIVRLSIETVFSAVQVKHDGDLILDLTVPEPVEVIYTSSDSADGERICNVTQRSLQCKAEYTHRTSLRYPELTLRDVTHSDRGLYTIRDTENKEDIRVYAVAVTAVFSAVQKNPGEDLILDLTVPEPVEVIYTSSDSADGERICNVTQHSLQCKAEYTHRTSLRYPELTLRDVTHSDSGRYTIRDTENKEDIRVYSVAVTGLSKGVTAGIVVLVLVLVLVIIAVIMYKWREVDKKRRAAEEKRRAAEEKRRAAEEKRRAAEEEFRATEKEIRTAEEELRTAVEELRTAVEELRAVQEKLRARKEKLRARKEKLRAHKEKLSAAKEKLSAAKEKLSAAKEKLSAAQEELRAAQEELSAAQEELRAAEEKLGANKERRKVENEERAVVENVNQLFEILQRKNHPDTNLKQIEKKLDEVEMMIKDLEEGYRENRRYKDRVESFCYTKRRDLELCRKLYATLQSESEGIIALQLLWRFIEETPENDVLNAMLSAEDLLERLYLSENPAALDMVESNLWIIKSWCNLKRYDVDIFEQNHSDKANVRLMIINTGALLSVLGKWCDDKEKKLKKYKPKPGSAERSENQPVESEPESEPESEPESEPLYCNV